TTTATAGGGTTGTTTGTTGCGCAGCGCCGGAGTTTGTTTTATCAGCTGGATAATGCGGTATACTACGAACTGTTCCTGTATGACCGGTTTTTCCGCCCAGAGGGTGCCGTCATTGTCGAAAGTGGCAATACGGTCTTCCGGCGGGACATATTGAGTAGATTGTTCATTGGTGATGGTTGATACAAACCGGATAATGGATTGTTTTACCGCGCCGCTGTTCCAGGAAGGCAGCGGGTCTCCTTGTGCCTGGGCCCTGAGGGGCAGCAGTTGGATGACTATGATCAGCAGCCAGCTGCTGTCCCTGATGAGAATTCTGAATAAAGCGCTCATTTTCTTTCTTTAACGAATTTGCCGTCTTTATCGAAAAAGAGGCGTCTGAAATCATTGTCTTTTACCACCATCACTTCCCATTCCGCTTTTATTTTTTTGGGGGAGATCAACTGGTGGACTTTATCTTTTACCACCTTGTAGCCGGGATAGTGATCGGCCAGGTACATGCCGATGCTTTCCGGCAGTTTCGCGTCTATCGCTCTTTCCCGGGCCCTGATCAGGTGCCCGCTGCGATCATACAACGCTTCAATGTCCAGCTTGTCGCCGGTCATGCTGAGGGTGTAATATTCGTCCTGGAGACTGGGTTTATTCTCCTCGTCCACCTGCCAGTCCCGCTTATATAACCCTGTCGGTATCTTCATGATCTGGTTCAGACTGACATTAGGAAAACGTTTCTGGAAATCTGCCAGTATTTCCGGGGGCAGGTTCTCCTTTTTCACCCTTTCCGCTTTCAGGATGGTCTCTTCGTCCTGTGCCGCCACATATAGTGCAGGAAGTGCAAACAGCAGCAAAAGGAGCCGGAATGCCTTCAGTGTCTTCATACAAAATCATTTAAAATGTGATGAATACAGTGACTGTTTTAAGAACAGCCGGCAGTGGTAAATAGTTTAGCGGCCGCTTTTGGCCGGAAGGCCCCGATTCCGAATTGTTTCCTATATTTAGGCGGAAGAAAAAATCTGATACATATTGTCAAGGTCATCTATCCCGGATGAAAGAGAGCAACTGACAGCGATAGCAGCAGGTAACGAGGCCGCCTACACGCGCATGTTTAACGCCTACAGCCAACAGGTGTTCAACGCTGCTATGCTATATCTGAAAGACCACACCGCCGCCAGCGAAGTAGTGCAGGAGATCTTTATGAGGGTATGGTTAAAACGGGAGATGCTGGACACTGTCGATGATTTTTCCGACTATCTGTTTATACTGACCCGTAACCATATCTATGACAGCTTTCGCAGGCAGCTGGTAAAAGAGAAGGCCATGGCCTATCTCGGGATGCAGGACCCGGGCTATGCCAATGATACGGACCATGTGGTGCAGGAACACCAATACCAGCAAATACTGCATAACGCCATCGACTCGCTGCCGCCGGCGCGCAAAAAGATATATCTCGCCCGCAAACAGGGGCTGAGCAACGAAGAAATCTCCCATCAGCTTAATATCTCCGTACACACCGTTAAAAAACAATTACAACTGGCCCTGCGGTCTTTACGGTCTATTATCAAACAGCAGCTCAATCATTTCTGGATTTTTTGATTTTCGGATTTTTTGATTTGGGGAAGTTGCTGCCAGGCATCCTCCAAATCCAGAATCGTAAATCAAAAAATTTAATTTTTTTTTAACGATGGATACTCCTTTTGTTTCCATCGTTCGTCTTTATCCCTGTCACCATTTCTAAAGTCGCAATAATGACCGTCGCTGAAATCAGGCAATTACTGGAAAAATACAAGCATCAGCCGCTGAGCCCGGATGAGCTGGCACAACTGCAACAGGCAGTGGCCAGCGGTGCTTTTGAGGAGGAAATCAAGGCTGATATCCTGCATACCCTGCATGCGCAGTCAGCCCCTGAAGTGGAATGGCCGGAAGCAGAAAAGGCCGCTTTATTGCAACAGGTACTGCAAACTTCACCCTTGCAGCCTGTACGTGGCCCCTATGCCCGGAAACGCTGGACCTATGCCGCAGCAGCGGTACTGGCAGCCGGCATTATTACCAGCGTGGCGTTCCTCATGCGCCGCCCTGCCACGAAAGCGCCCATGGCCGCGGCGGTGAAATCCAATCCACTGGCGCCGGGCAGCAACAAAGCCATGCTCATACTGGCCGACAACAGCACTATTACGCTGGACAGCAATAACACCGGCGCGTTGGCCGTACAGGGCAATACACAGATCAGCAACACCAACGGCGCGCTGACCTATAAAGGCAACGGTGACAATAAACAGCCCTTGTACAATACCGTGGCCACGCCACGCGGCGGCCAATACCAGCTTACGCTGGCCGATGGCAGCAAAATATGGCTCAACGCCGCCAGCAGTATCCGTTTCCCGGCGGCATTCACCGGAAACGAGCGACTGGTAGAGATTACGGGAGAAGTGTATTTTGAAGTGGCCCAACAGGCTGACAAACCGTTCCGGGTAAAAGTCACCACGCCCGGCATGGAAGAAATGAGCATCACCGTACTGGGCACCAGTTTTAACGTAATGGCCTACGCCGATGAACAAGCGGTCCGCACCACTCTCGTGGACGGCGCAGTGAAGGTGGCCCGCGGCACCCAACAAAGCCTGCTCAAACCCGGCTATCAGGCCAGTATTGAACCTGATGGCGGCACTTTTACCACCAGTACCGCTGATGTTGAACAGGCCCTCGCCTGGAAAGAAGGTAAATTCCGCTTCCGTAACACCAACATCCGCACCATCATGCGGCAGCTTGCCCGCTGGTACGATATAGAGGTAGCTTATGACGGCAACGTGTCTGACATTGACCTCACGGGCGTGATCTCCCGCCGGGAAGATGCCGATGCCCTGCTCAAAGCCCTCGAAACCACCCAACGCATAAAATTTACAGTGGACGGGCGTACCATCACCGCCAAACCGGTGACGCCACACTAGCACTTATACCTGTAACAATTATGTAACGTTTAAAAGATTTTCATGTTATGGACACTTAATTAACTATCAACCATCATGGTAGAAAAAAACCGGACCCCGATTGCAGTCAGGGCCCGGCAAAAATGGCTACCAATTTCACGAGACAATTAGAAACTGATTATTTAAAAGCCACGAACACAAAAGTATGCAACAACTAACTACTGGCAAAGCCTGCCGGTCAGCCCGGCCTTTGCTCCGAAAATTTCTGTTGGTTATGAAATTAACTGCCACCCTTCTATTGGCTGTCACCCTTCACCTCAGTGCTAAATCGTTTTCCCAAACGGTCACCCTGAAAGGTAAAAGACTTGCCCTGTACGACGTGTTCAATAACATCAGCAAACAAACCGGCTACGAGTTTGTCTATGATGAAAAGCTACTGCAAGGCTCCGGCCCTGTCAATATGAACGTCAGCAACGCCCCGCTCACAGACGTGCTCGACAAATGCCTGAAAGGCAAACCGCTGGAATACGCGATAGTAAACAAGATCATCGTCATCAGCCCCAAACCCGCACCTGAAACAGTGTTGCAGACAGCGCCCATCAAAGGCACTGTTACCGGCGCTGACGGTAAACCGCTGTTCAACATCAGCATACAGGTGAAAGGCACCACCCGCGGCGCCATCACCAATGAACAGGGCGGGTTCTCCATCCAGGCAGGACCGAAAGATGTGCTGGTATTCAGTTCCATCGGCTATGAAACAAAAGAAATCACCGTAGGCAGCAACACCAGCCTGTCAGTAGTGCTCAGCGCCTCCAATACCCAGCTGACCGGCGTCATGGTAACGGCCCTCGGCATCAAACGCTCCGAGAAAGCCATTACCTATGCCATGCAGCAGATAAGCGGCGGAGAGCTCACCAAAGCCAAAGACCCTAACCTCATCAATACCCTCAACGGTAAAGTGGCCGGTCTTTCCATCTCCCCAAGCGCCTCCGGCGTAGGTGGTTCCGCTAAAGTGGTGCTGCGCGGCAGCAAATCCGGTATCGGCAGCAATCAGGCACTGTATGTGATTGACGGGGTGCCCATGAACAACAGCCTCACCAATCAGCCTACCAGCGTTTATGGCGGCAGCAATGCCTACGATGGCGGCGACCCGATCTCTAATATGAACCCGGAAGACATCGAAAGCATCTCCGTGCTGAAAGGCGCTTCAGCAGCTGCACTTTACGGTAGCCAGGGCGCCAACGGCGTAATCATGATCACCACCAAAAGCGGTAAATCCGGTAAGGTGCAGATCAATTTCTCTTCCGGCGTAAACCTCGCACAGGCGGCCTACAAACCGGAATTCCAGAACAACTATGGACCTGCTAATGCCGCCTCTCCGCAAAGCTGGGGCGCCAAACTCAACAGTCCCGCAGCCAACAATATGTCATCCTTCTTCCAAACAGGTCAGACCTACACCAATTCCATCAGCCTGTCTGCCGGCACGGAACAACTTCAGACTTATTTCTCTTTTGCCAATACAGCCGCCACCGGTATTGAGCCCGGCAATAAACTGGGCCGCAATAACATCAACTTCAAAGAAACAGGTCACTTCCTGAACAATAAACTCACTGTTGAAGCGGACGTGAATTATGTCACTCAAAAGATTGACAACACACCACTCTCAGGCTTTTACTTAAATCCGCTGACCGGTTTATATCTCTTTCCCCGCGGTCAGGACATCCGGCCTTTCAAAGACCAGTTTGCGATACCCGACCCCTCCCGCAACTTCCTCCCTGTACAGAATTGGACCTACCTGGAAGATATCCAGCAGAACCCCTGGTGGATCACCAACCGCAACCCCAACTCACTGAACAGGAACCGCCTGCTGCTCAATGCCAATGTGAAATATGAAATCAATTCCTGGCTCAGCGTGCAGGCCCGCGGTAGCATTGATCGTATCAACGACGTATATGAACAGAAAATGTACGCCGGCACTTACAAAGTGTTGTCTCCCGCCAATGGCGTGTACAACTACAATAACGCCACTACTACCCAGCAAT
The Chitinophaga varians genome window above contains:
- a CDS encoding SusC/RagA family TonB-linked outer membrane protein, translating into MKLTATLLLAVTLHLSAKSFSQTVTLKGKRLALYDVFNNISKQTGYEFVYDEKLLQGSGPVNMNVSNAPLTDVLDKCLKGKPLEYAIVNKIIVISPKPAPETVLQTAPIKGTVTGADGKPLFNISIQVKGTTRGAITNEQGGFSIQAGPKDVLVFSSIGYETKEITVGSNTSLSVVLSASNTQLTGVMVTALGIKRSEKAITYAMQQISGGELTKAKDPNLINTLNGKVAGLSISPSASGVGGSAKVVLRGSKSGIGSNQALYVIDGVPMNNSLTNQPTSVYGGSNAYDGGDPISNMNPEDIESISVLKGASAAALYGSQGANGVIMITTKSGKSGKVQINFSSGVNLAQAAYKPEFQNNYGPANAASPQSWGAKLNSPAANNMSSFFQTGQTYTNSISLSAGTEQLQTYFSFANTAATGIEPGNKLGRNNINFKETGHFLNNKLTVEADVNYVTQKIDNTPLSGFYLNPLTGLYLFPRGQDIRPFKDQFAIPDPSRNFLPVQNWTYLEDIQQNPWWITNRNPNSLNRNRLLLNANVKYEINSWLSVQARGSIDRINDVYEQKMYAGTYKVLSPANGVYNYNNATTTQQYGDLLLNFNVPINKDFRLTGLVGGALRDLKTSGVKFNSAQDGLKIANVFVIQNFNTLNPLNSGTLPENHGQYQSLFGSANLSFKEMAYLDFTARNDWASNLSYTPSNNYFYPSVGLNLILSQMMEMPKAISFLKVRGSYAEVGSSPDPYKSHPADNIFGVGSASANVQTPFTDLRPEKTKSLEFGMEWRFFDNRLTADVTYYKTNSHNQTLSIEAPWASGNQTFYFNAGNIQNKGIEAVFRYDVFRGGKFQWNTGINYSVNDNRIVELAETNPEFVLSGASGANFVSKFKVGGSFGDIYGTVLQRDEQGRIKIDDKGSPIKQGGDFVYLGNANPKWQLGWNNNLSYGDFTLSFLIDGKFGGQVMSVTQSVMDQYGVSKATGDARDAGGVAVNGVGPDQKAVTSVDPQKWYSTIGGREAVSGEYMYSATVVRLRELSLGYTVPVKNSWMKALRFSLTGRNLIYFYKKAPYDPEMTMSTANGLSGVDIFMPPATRNYGLTLNATF
- a CDS encoding RNA polymerase sigma factor — protein: MSRSSIPDEREQLTAIAAGNEAAYTRMFNAYSQQVFNAAMLYLKDHTAASEVVQEIFMRVWLKREMLDTVDDFSDYLFILTRNHIYDSFRRQLVKEKAMAYLGMQDPGYANDTDHVVQEHQYQQILHNAIDSLPPARKKIYLARKQGLSNEEISHQLNISVHTVKKQLQLALRSLRSIIKQQLNHFWIF
- a CDS encoding FecR family protein yields the protein MTVAEIRQLLEKYKHQPLSPDELAQLQQAVASGAFEEEIKADILHTLHAQSAPEVEWPEAEKAALLQQVLQTSPLQPVRGPYARKRWTYAAAAVLAAGIITSVAFLMRRPATKAPMAAAVKSNPLAPGSNKAMLILADNSTITLDSNNTGALAVQGNTQISNTNGALTYKGNGDNKQPLYNTVATPRGGQYQLTLADGSKIWLNAASSIRFPAAFTGNERLVEITGEVYFEVAQQADKPFRVKVTTPGMEEMSITVLGTSFNVMAYADEQAVRTTLVDGAVKVARGTQQSLLKPGYQASIEPDGGTFTTSTADVEQALAWKEGKFRFRNTNIRTIMRQLARWYDIEVAYDGNVSDIDLTGVISRREDADALLKALETTQRIKFTVDGRTITAKPVTPH